The DNA region AGGACGCGGGGAATAACTAGGTAATCGATTGGATCTGTTTTCAACATCAACATGGCATCGATTTGTTCTGTGACTCGCATGGTACCGATTTCGGCTGCAAAAGCAGAACCGACTCGCCCGGCTAAAATCACTGCTGTCAACACGGGAGAGAGTTCTCGTGTCAACGCGACAGAAAGTACTCCGCCGATAATGTTTCCTGCGCCAAAGTTGATAAATTCCCGCGCCACCTGAATGGTAAACACCGCGCCGACAAAAATAGCCGTCAATAGCGCAATAAATAAGGAATCTGGCCCAACTGCTGCCATTTGTTGCAAGGTGTTGCGCCGATGGATTTTGCCCCTCAATAGGTGAACTAGTACTTGCCCACCCAGAAAAATCGCCGCCAGCAGTCGCTGACTCCATTCTCCTAAACTGGATTTGGATGTAGTCTGGTTCAATGTTCTGTAGCTAACTCGGTGACTGCCTTAAGAATAGCGGAAGTGATTGGGATAGGGAATGGGGAGTGGGGAATGGGGAATGGGGAATGGGGAATGGGGAAAGAGGAAGCAGAAGGCAGAAGTTCTTTAATTTTGAATTTTGAATTTTGAAT from Nostoc commune NIES-4072 includes:
- a CDS encoding MlaE family lipid ABC transporter permease subunit produces the protein MNQTTSKSSLGEWSQRLLAAIFLGGQVLVHLLRGKIHRRNTLQQMAAVGPDSLFIALLTAIFVGAVFTIQVAREFINFGAGNIIGGVLSVALTRELSPVLTAVILAGRVGSAFAAEIGTMRVTEQIDAMLMLKTDPIDYLVIPRVLACCLMLPILTLLSLVTGMFGGLIIATNLYNLSDTAFLDSARNFLGIWDIFSALIKACCFGVLIAVIGCSWGLTTTGGAKGVGQSTTTAVVTALLIIFVSNFFLSWLMFQGTGSAFIGL